Proteins from a genomic interval of Rubinisphaera italica:
- a CDS encoding PVC-type heme-binding CxxCH protein: protein MKLRHLMTAMCCIAALAVTATAAELELNKGDKIVLIGNTFVERMQDANHFETLLYERFPEHDLVIRNLGWSADELKLRPRSQDFNDHGHTLEDHKPDVIIAAFGFNESFAGEAGLEKFKQDLTSEIKTWTTTKYNGESAPEVLLFSPIASENLPERNLTAGDQNNKNIELYTAAMKEVAEQTGVGFVDLYHPSLRLMNAAKEPLTFNGIHLVESGYKKLAPIMIDRTFGKSEASSKIEQEALREAVAEKNLQHWYDYRAVNGFYIYGGRKKPFGVVNFPAEFEKLRKMVANRDARIHKICKGEQVPDEIDDSNTGDFVDVETNITFDLTITSPENSLATFKLPNGFEANLFASEKDFPDLENPCKFTFDGKGRLWVCTMPTYPMYLPGNPVHDKILILEDTDNDGKADKQTIFADGLHLPTGFELGDGGAYVAQQPNLVFLKDTDGDDVADTKEIVLHGFDTADSHHSISAFTWGPDGALYFQEGTFHHTQIETPYGPTRCVNAGVYRYEPRTEKVDVFVSYPFANPWGHTFDEWGQNFVADASGGANYFGAAFSGDVDYPNKHGRLKQFLTKQWRPTCGCEFVSSTNFPKEMQGDYLLNNCIGFQGTLQYRMKDEGSGFHADPVEPLLQSSDRNFRPVDLQFAPDGSLYVLDWFNPLVGHMQHSVRDPNRDAKHGRIWRIRNTNNELETPVVVSGKSVPELLELLDNPSDRVRYRVRRELRLGESQDVIGQVDQWLKSLDKNSDSFERLQLEGLWVHQQHDVVDEALLKTVLQSKDPRARAAATRVLCYWQDQVENPLELLTASVNDEHPRVRLEAVRALSFFTGDDVLPALDLAAQSLIYDQDDYLEYTLNETMATLDRRLKAME, encoded by the coding sequence ATGAAATTACGTCACCTGATGACTGCGATGTGCTGCATCGCTGCCTTAGCCGTCACAGCAACCGCGGCTGAACTGGAACTGAACAAGGGGGATAAAATCGTCCTCATCGGAAACACGTTCGTCGAACGGATGCAGGACGCCAATCATTTTGAAACACTGCTCTATGAACGATTCCCTGAACACGATCTCGTAATTCGAAATCTGGGATGGTCGGCTGACGAACTGAAATTGCGACCTCGGTCCCAGGACTTCAACGATCACGGACATACCCTTGAAGATCACAAACCCGATGTAATTATCGCCGCATTCGGATTCAACGAATCCTTCGCAGGCGAAGCGGGACTAGAGAAGTTCAAACAGGACCTGACTTCAGAAATCAAAACCTGGACGACCACCAAATACAATGGAGAATCTGCTCCTGAAGTGCTGCTCTTTTCGCCGATTGCCAGTGAAAATCTACCCGAACGGAATCTGACAGCTGGGGATCAGAACAATAAGAACATCGAACTCTACACCGCAGCCATGAAAGAAGTGGCTGAGCAGACTGGTGTTGGATTTGTCGATTTGTATCATCCCTCATTACGATTGATGAATGCCGCCAAAGAGCCGCTCACCTTCAATGGAATTCATCTGGTCGAGAGTGGCTACAAAAAGCTGGCCCCGATCATGATCGATCGCACCTTTGGCAAAAGCGAGGCTTCCTCGAAAATCGAGCAGGAAGCTTTAAGAGAAGCCGTTGCCGAGAAGAATTTGCAGCACTGGTACGATTATCGAGCCGTCAATGGATTCTATATTTATGGGGGACGCAAAAAGCCCTTCGGCGTCGTCAACTTCCCTGCGGAGTTCGAAAAGCTCCGTAAGATGGTCGCCAACCGCGATGCTCGTATTCATAAAATCTGTAAAGGGGAACAGGTTCCCGATGAAATCGACGACAGCAACACGGGCGACTTTGTCGATGTTGAAACGAATATCACATTCGATCTGACAATCACCTCACCTGAAAATTCACTCGCCACTTTCAAACTGCCGAATGGTTTTGAAGCGAATCTGTTCGCCTCAGAAAAGGATTTTCCAGATCTCGAAAATCCCTGCAAATTCACCTTTGACGGCAAAGGCCGTCTGTGGGTTTGTACGATGCCAACTTACCCGATGTATCTGCCCGGGAATCCTGTCCACGATAAAATTCTGATTCTCGAAGATACCGACAACGATGGCAAAGCCGATAAGCAAACCATCTTTGCTGACGGACTGCATCTTCCAACCGGTTTTGAACTCGGAGATGGTGGAGCCTATGTCGCTCAACAACCGAATTTGGTTTTCCTGAAAGATACCGATGGCGATGACGTAGCCGATACCAAAGAAATCGTCCTGCACGGTTTCGACACCGCTGACTCTCACCATTCGATTTCTGCTTTCACCTGGGGGCCGGATGGCGCACTGTACTTCCAGGAAGGAACATTTCATCATACTCAGATTGAAACCCCTTACGGCCCCACTCGTTGTGTGAACGCTGGTGTTTATCGTTATGAACCCCGCACAGAAAAAGTGGATGTCTTCGTCTCCTATCCGTTTGCCAATCCCTGGGGACATACCTTTGATGAATGGGGGCAGAACTTTGTCGCCGACGCTTCAGGCGGTGCCAACTATTTCGGAGCGGCTTTCTCTGGCGATGTCGATTACCCCAACAAGCATGGTCGCCTCAAGCAGTTCCTGACTAAACAGTGGCGCCCCACTTGTGGTTGCGAGTTTGTCAGCAGCACGAATTTCCCAAAAGAAATGCAGGGCGATTATCTGCTCAACAACTGCATCGGCTTCCAGGGAACACTGCAGTACCGTATGAAAGACGAAGGTTCCGGGTTCCATGCCGATCCTGTCGAACCGTTGCTGCAATCTTCCGACCGCAACTTCCGTCCTGTCGACTTGCAGTTTGCTCCTGATGGTTCTCTGTATGTGCTGGACTGGTTCAATCCGCTCGTCGGGCACATGCAGCACTCGGTTCGCGACCCAAACCGCGATGCCAAGCACGGTCGCATCTGGCGAATTCGTAACACCAATAACGAACTGGAAACTCCCGTCGTTGTCTCTGGCAAATCGGTTCCCGAATTGCTCGAACTGCTGGACAATCCTTCCGATCGTGTTCGATATCGCGTCCGACGGGAATTGCGACTTGGCGAAAGTCAAGATGTGATTGGTCAGGTTGATCAATGGTTGAAATCGCTCGATAAAAACTCCGACTCCTTCGAGCGGCTGCAACTGGAAGGCCTCTGGGTTCATCAGCAGCACGATGTCGTCGACGAAGCCTTACTCAAGACGGTTCTGCAATCCAAAGATCCTCGCGCACGAGCAGCGGCTACGCGAGTCTTATGTTACTGGCAGGATCAAGTCGAGAATCCACTGGAATTGCTGACCGCTTCCGTTAATGACGAGCACCCACGCGTGCGACTCGAAGCCGTGCGAGCTTTAAGCTTCTTCACCGGAGACGATGTTCTGCCCGCTCTCGATCTCGCGGCTCAATCATTGATTTACGATCAGGATGACTATCTCGAATACACCCTGAACGAAACCATGGCAACGCTCGATCGACGCTTGAAAGCGATGGAGTAA
- a CDS encoding Minf_1886 family protein, which produces MMTTGDVLSLKKPYHRNAYEFVFDALRYTQDMLDRDRLIDGMTGDSAHISGTELLEGIRLLALERYGLLTQTVFRNWGVRSTEDFGRIVFDLIERGEMKKTERDQLSDFVEVFHFKDAFDNNYVLDLSEAFKSHR; this is translated from the coding sequence ATGATGACAACGGGCGATGTACTGAGTCTGAAAAAACCGTATCATCGAAATGCGTATGAATTTGTTTTCGACGCCTTGCGTTACACTCAGGATATGCTCGACCGTGACCGACTGATCGACGGCATGACCGGAGACTCAGCTCATATTTCCGGGACTGAATTACTCGAAGGCATCCGCTTGCTGGCTTTGGAACGCTACGGTTTACTGACTCAAACCGTCTTTCGCAACTGGGGAGTTCGTTCCACTGAAGATTTCGGTCGCATTGTTTTCGACTTGATCGAACGAGGCGAAATGAAAAAGACAGAACGCGATCAGCTGAGCGATTTTGTCGAAGTCTTTCACTTCAAAGATGCATTCGATAATAATTATGTTCTCGACCTGAGCGAAGCATTCAAATCCCACCGATAA
- a CDS encoding ABC transporter ATP-binding protein — MNQPENVIEIRNLSKVYRDFWGRKKVQALKSLSLDVKKGEIFGLLGPNGSGKTTTMKLLLGLLFPTTGDVSMFGEPASNVEKNEKIGYLPEESYLYRFLNADETLDFYGRLFNISSDERKKRRDALIERVGLQHARKRQLKEYSKGMTRRIGLAQALINDPDLVLLDEPTSGLDPIGTRDMKDMILDLRDQGKTVVMCSHLLADVQDVCDRIAILYGGELKVMGRVDELLKSKEQEQILTSTLSDEALNEVKAVLVKHNAEFISADRPTATLEDLFLKTVQISQAQPGKRFVSADDKAESPLDNEEKPAT; from the coding sequence ATGAATCAACCGGAAAATGTGATTGAGATTCGCAATCTTTCCAAAGTCTATCGTGATTTTTGGGGCCGTAAGAAAGTACAGGCTCTGAAATCGCTGAGTCTGGACGTCAAAAAAGGCGAAATTTTTGGCTTACTTGGACCAAACGGTTCAGGGAAAACGACAACCATGAAGTTGCTGCTCGGTCTGTTGTTTCCGACAACCGGCGATGTGAGTATGTTCGGCGAGCCCGCTTCGAACGTCGAAAAGAACGAAAAAATCGGCTACCTGCCGGAAGAATCGTACCTGTATCGCTTCCTGAATGCGGACGAAACCCTCGATTTTTACGGTCGCCTGTTCAATATTTCGAGTGACGAACGTAAAAAACGACGAGACGCTCTCATTGAACGAGTCGGCCTGCAACACGCCCGTAAACGTCAGCTCAAAGAGTATTCCAAGGGGATGACCCGTCGTATCGGGCTGGCCCAGGCTTTGATCAACGATCCCGATCTGGTTCTGCTCGATGAACCGACCAGTGGTCTGGATCCGATCGGAACCCGAGACATGAAAGACATGATTCTCGACCTGCGGGATCAGGGGAAAACGGTTGTGATGTGTTCCCACCTGCTGGCCGATGTGCAGGATGTTTGTGACCGCATCGCCATTCTTTATGGCGGCGAATTGAAGGTCATGGGCCGAGTTGATGAACTCCTCAAATCGAAAGAGCAGGAACAGATTCTGACTTCGACATTGAGTGATGAAGCACTAAATGAGGTCAAAGCGGTTCTGGTCAAGCACAATGCGGAATTTATTTCTGCAGACCGTCCGACGGCTACTCTCGAAGATCTGTTCCTGAAAACGGTTCAGATTTCACAGGCACAGCCGGGCAAGCGATTCGTGTCTGCAGACGACAAAGCCGAGTCGCCTCTGGATAACGAAGAAAAGCCAGCGACATAA
- a CDS encoding ABC transporter permease: MSFDVVGFDFLEGLTHFLKVFGGVALTALIVSFILALIQYGGRGPGLFFKTLWQALVDFAHTSPRRVWAITELTWKESARKKALFVFVVFAILIMFAGWFLRDSVDRADLQLKIYVKFVLTAISWLTLPVILLLSCWGLPADIKNRSLHTVVTKPIRRHEVVLGRFFGFTLVGTVILLVMGSVGYLWTVGQMPEAAKSELVGRVPVYGDMTYSNRIGDRPDFDDPNNPQNPASAATNVGDVWEFRSYIEGGTKSRTFYDFDNIDVAAAKRAGQFRIEYNFEAFRTHKGDIEKRLLCRITIVNNESGLRVPLETFEVKEFSNRSADKTIILGGTDEEGNPIETVTYREENTNEVKSVNIFDELLKGGDITVEVQCLDPGQFLGMARPDLFIRMPDRPFYITFFKAIFGIWLEMVLIIVLGVTASCFVKGPVATLLTFGMLVIGSGFSELMQSLAIGTSEGGGPFESAYRMFMHLNPSVSIDDGPLKTIMTIVDQAALGFLWTVQYLFPQFEYYNMVPFVANGFDVPWKASLLPSILVTLAFVIPCLILGYFSMQLREMEAK, from the coding sequence ATGTCCTTTGACGTTGTCGGATTTGATTTTCTCGAAGGGCTGACACACTTTCTAAAAGTGTTCGGCGGCGTTGCTTTGACTGCGCTCATCGTTTCCTTCATTCTGGCCCTCATCCAATATGGTGGACGTGGACCTGGCCTGTTTTTCAAAACATTGTGGCAGGCTCTGGTCGATTTTGCCCACACTTCGCCACGGCGTGTCTGGGCGATTACCGAACTGACCTGGAAAGAGTCGGCTCGAAAGAAGGCACTGTTTGTCTTCGTTGTGTTCGCCATTCTTATCATGTTTGCTGGCTGGTTCCTGAGAGACTCTGTTGATCGAGCCGATCTGCAATTAAAAATTTATGTCAAATTTGTCCTGACAGCGATTTCGTGGCTGACGCTCCCGGTCATTCTCCTGCTTTCCTGTTGGGGATTGCCGGCTGATATCAAAAACCGTTCCCTGCATACCGTCGTGACGAAACCAATCCGCCGTCATGAAGTTGTGCTGGGGCGTTTCTTCGGCTTCACACTTGTCGGTACTGTCATTTTGCTGGTCATGGGAAGTGTAGGTTATCTGTGGACAGTTGGCCAAATGCCCGAAGCAGCGAAATCTGAACTGGTCGGTCGCGTTCCTGTCTACGGGGATATGACCTACTCCAATCGCATTGGAGACCGTCCTGATTTTGATGATCCCAACAATCCCCAGAACCCGGCTTCAGCCGCGACGAACGTGGGAGATGTCTGGGAATTCCGAAGTTACATTGAAGGGGGAACCAAATCCCGTACTTTCTACGACTTCGACAATATTGATGTCGCTGCTGCCAAACGAGCCGGACAATTCCGGATTGAATACAATTTCGAAGCGTTCCGAACTCATAAGGGAGATATCGAAAAACGATTGCTGTGCCGAATTACAATTGTCAATAATGAATCTGGATTGAGAGTCCCTCTGGAGACATTTGAGGTTAAGGAATTCAGCAACCGTTCAGCCGATAAAACGATTATTCTCGGGGGCACTGACGAAGAGGGCAACCCCATCGAAACAGTGACTTATCGCGAAGAAAACACGAACGAAGTCAAATCGGTCAACATCTTCGATGAACTTCTCAAGGGTGGAGATATCACCGTTGAAGTGCAATGCCTGGACCCGGGACAATTCCTCGGAATGGCTCGTCCCGACCTGTTCATTCGCATGCCCGATCGCCCATTCTACATCACGTTTTTCAAGGCCATCTTTGGGATTTGGCTGGAAATGGTGCTGATTATCGTTCTCGGAGTGACAGCCAGTTGCTTTGTGAAGGGGCCGGTCGCCACATTGCTGACCTTCGGAATGCTGGTTATCGGATCAGGCTTCAGTGAGCTGATGCAATCATTGGCAATCGGAACCAGTGAAGGCGGCGGCCCGTTTGAGTCGGCTTACCGTATGTTTATGCACTTGAATCCGTCTGTCAGTATTGATGATGGCCCCTTAAAAACCATCATGACGATCGTCGATCAGGCGGCACTCGGTTTCCTCTGGACTGTCCAATATTTATTCCCTCAATTTGAGTATTATAACATGGTTCCTTTCGTCGCTAACGGCTTCGATGTCCCATGGAAGGCCTCATTGCTGCCGAGTATTCTCGTCACGCTGGCCTTTGTGATTCCCTGTTTAATCCTCGGGTACTTCTCGATGCAATTAAGAGAGATGGAAGCGAAATAA
- the proB gene encoding glutamate 5-kinase → MNNPIRKELAESARTFVIKIGTNVLSDEKQALDPSRIAALAEQVNEIRARGKRCVLVSSGSIGAGMRLLGLKERPKDLPHLQAAAATGQAHLIGLYDQAFQKHGYRAAQLLLTANDFRNRSRYLNVRNTLHTLFEYGCVPIINENDTVSVNEIATPFPTAMRSDIELPHSVRQTPTHAGTKFSDNDQLAAMVTNLLDAPLLIILSVIEGLFDGDPRDQNSKLISNVEDWDDNLFNCVGSSRSSGGTGGMHSKLTAIKKAVSVGENVILANGEDNHVLMKILNGENVGTAFLGRGKFMPAWKRWIGFTINPRGSFVVDDGARRAIVEAGKSLLPIGVREIRGVFDVGEVVSIKTADGAEFARGLSNYNSDHAHQLIGQRSEEIRTKTGTLPFLEVIHRDNLVMLD, encoded by the coding sequence ATGAACAACCCAATTCGTAAGGAGCTGGCTGAGTCTGCGCGGACCTTTGTCATCAAAATTGGCACGAATGTGCTCTCCGATGAAAAACAGGCTCTCGATCCTTCCCGAATTGCAGCACTGGCTGAGCAGGTCAATGAAATTCGTGCACGAGGTAAACGCTGCGTATTGGTTTCGAGTGGTTCCATAGGGGCCGGGATGAGACTGCTGGGGTTGAAGGAACGTCCTAAAGATCTTCCTCATCTGCAGGCCGCTGCTGCGACCGGGCAGGCACATTTGATTGGACTCTATGACCAGGCCTTTCAGAAGCATGGTTATCGAGCGGCTCAACTCTTGTTGACTGCCAACGATTTCCGGAATCGCTCCCGGTATCTGAATGTACGAAACACTTTGCACACACTTTTTGAATATGGATGTGTGCCGATTATCAACGAGAACGATACTGTCAGCGTGAATGAAATCGCGACACCATTCCCAACAGCGATGCGATCCGATATTGAGTTGCCGCATTCGGTCCGACAAACCCCCACACATGCCGGAACAAAATTCAGCGATAACGATCAACTCGCGGCCATGGTGACTAATCTTCTCGACGCCCCTCTGCTCATCATTCTTTCAGTGATTGAAGGATTATTCGATGGCGATCCCCGAGATCAAAACAGCAAATTAATTTCGAACGTAGAAGACTGGGACGATAACCTGTTCAATTGCGTTGGTTCCTCACGAAGTTCCGGCGGAACAGGCGGAATGCACTCGAAATTGACCGCGATCAAAAAAGCGGTTTCTGTCGGAGAGAATGTGATACTTGCCAACGGGGAAGATAATCATGTGCTGATGAAAATTCTGAACGGTGAAAATGTCGGAACCGCTTTTCTGGGCCGAGGTAAATTCATGCCGGCCTGGAAACGCTGGATTGGGTTTACGATCAATCCCCGAGGGAGTTTCGTTGTCGATGATGGAGCCCGCAGAGCGATTGTCGAAGCGGGGAAATCGTTATTGCCAATTGGAGTTCGAGAGATACGCGGCGTTTTCGATGTCGGCGAGGTCGTTTCAATTAAAACAGCTGATGGAGCCGAATTCGCACGCGGGTTGAGCAATTATAATTCTGATCACGCTCATCAGTTGATTGGTCAACGCTCCGAAGAGATACGGACGAAAACAGGAACGCTTCCCTTCCTCGAAGTGATTCACCGAGACAATCTCGTGATGCTTGATTGA
- a CDS encoding aldehyde dehydrogenase family protein has protein sequence MATASVYLSGEWKPSSGLKTFQAHNPTTGEVIGDPYPISNWTDMEQALQSASECDLITRDWSGDRFAGLLEAYASQLENRGDEIVEQANLETALPVTPRLKGAEFPRTLAQLRAAAQAARSGEWAMPVIDQANNIRSMYRSIGPVFVIGPNNFPLAFNGISGGDFAAAVAAGNPVIVKAHPAHPGTTRLMAECLVNALMAVNFPANFIQLIYEVAPEEGLKAIRDSRIAAVGFTGSQKAGIAIKAAADKAGKPVYVEMSSINPVFVLPGTLAEKSDAFAEEFTGSCLMGSGQFCTNPGLVILPPGNETAKWIENVRDRFANAKSGPLLTEGVKDSLLDSIQNLVKGGAELLTGGHAAKDIGGAAQNTLLCVDAEKFLADSDLFQQEAFGNCSLIVKTSDPDQMTAIAQSLEGQLTGCVYLTDQPEDEAIYQQLEPILRRRVGRLINNKMPTGVAVSPAMNHGGPFPATGHPGFTAVGIPASIRRFSMLECYDNVPEHRLPIALRNA, from the coding sequence ATGGCGACTGCTTCCGTATATTTGTCTGGCGAATGGAAACCTTCTTCAGGCTTAAAGACATTCCAGGCGCACAATCCGACAACTGGGGAAGTGATTGGAGATCCATATCCGATCAGTAACTGGACGGATATGGAGCAGGCATTGCAGTCCGCGTCCGAATGCGATCTCATCACACGTGACTGGTCCGGGGATCGGTTTGCCGGTTTACTCGAGGCTTATGCCAGTCAGCTGGAAAATCGGGGGGATGAAATTGTAGAGCAGGCGAACCTCGAAACCGCCTTACCCGTCACTCCTCGACTCAAAGGTGCCGAGTTCCCTCGAACACTCGCCCAGTTGCGAGCTGCCGCCCAGGCTGCCCGATCAGGTGAATGGGCTATGCCAGTGATTGATCAGGCAAATAATATCCGTTCGATGTATCGCTCGATTGGTCCTGTGTTTGTCATCGGACCGAATAATTTCCCTCTCGCGTTTAATGGGATTTCCGGGGGAGACTTTGCCGCTGCGGTCGCGGCTGGAAATCCCGTCATCGTCAAAGCTCATCCTGCACATCCTGGCACAACTCGACTGATGGCCGAATGCCTCGTCAACGCCTTGATGGCTGTGAATTTCCCGGCCAACTTTATTCAACTGATTTACGAAGTCGCACCTGAAGAGGGATTGAAAGCGATTCGGGATTCTCGAATTGCAGCTGTCGGCTTCACTGGATCTCAAAAGGCGGGAATCGCCATCAAAGCCGCAGCCGACAAAGCTGGAAAACCTGTCTATGTGGAGATGTCGAGCATCAATCCTGTCTTTGTCTTACCGGGAACTCTGGCTGAAAAATCAGATGCGTTTGCCGAAGAATTCACTGGCAGCTGTCTGATGGGAAGTGGTCAGTTCTGTACAAATCCGGGTCTGGTAATTTTACCCCCTGGAAACGAAACCGCAAAATGGATTGAGAATGTCCGCGATCGCTTTGCCAATGCGAAATCTGGACCATTATTAACCGAAGGTGTCAAAGATTCTCTGCTGGACAGTATTCAGAATCTCGTAAAGGGAGGTGCAGAACTGTTAACGGGCGGTCATGCGGCCAAAGACATTGGCGGTGCTGCTCAGAATACATTGCTGTGCGTCGATGCCGAGAAGTTCCTCGCCGATTCAGATCTGTTCCAGCAGGAAGCATTTGGGAATTGCAGTCTGATCGTCAAGACAAGCGATCCTGACCAGATGACAGCCATCGCTCAATCACTCGAAGGACAGTTGACCGGCTGCGTTTACCTGACTGATCAACCTGAAGATGAAGCGATTTATCAGCAGCTCGAACCAATCTTGCGCAGGCGTGTTGGCCGCTTGATCAATAACAAAATGCCAACCGGAGTTGCCGTTTCACCTGCAATGAACCACGGAGGACCATTCCCGGCTACGGGACATCCCGGTTTCACCGCCGTGGGAATTCCCGCTTCGATTCGCCGATTTTCCATGTTAGAATGTTACGATAACGTGCCAGAGCATCGTTTACCGATTGCTCTTCGCAATGCTTGA
- a CDS encoding APC family permease, which translates to MTDRKILGLTSSIGIVISSMVGAGLYTTSGFALADLKSPALVLLAWGIAGIIALCGSIGYGVLARQFQESGGEYLYLSKTVHPAVGFLAGIVSIVAGFTGAIAFAAITLEASLLDLSKSLDQLPAGSIASTVVVLAALQHMFRVRIGSQLQNAIVLSKLSLLLIFIAVAFAQFPDQWESWKSKTSIQTSSVSLSTFATSLMWISFSYCGFNAAIYCAGEIKNTEQTVPRALLIGTLLVVGFYWCINAVFVYAAPYDQVAGQEQIATIVAGDIGGVWFAWLMGLVIVISLYTSVSVSMMIGPRVLARMAEDGNLPGWFNFQGETPRIAIFLQAIASILFIQVTTLRELLTYLSFTLSLCSAITVGSLLLGRHRNQIRLWQKIVASFFTLATLVISFLGASRNPRESAAGLVTILVGLLIYWLISRRRMSVNQD; encoded by the coding sequence ATGACGGATCGAAAAATACTGGGGCTGACCTCGTCGATCGGAATTGTCATTTCGAGCATGGTCGGAGCTGGACTTTACACGACCTCGGGATTCGCCCTGGCTGATTTGAAAAGCCCGGCTCTGGTGCTGCTCGCCTGGGGAATCGCAGGAATCATCGCGCTGTGTGGTTCAATTGGTTATGGAGTTTTGGCGCGTCAATTTCAGGAATCGGGTGGGGAATATCTTTATCTTTCGAAGACCGTTCACCCTGCGGTCGGTTTTCTGGCGGGGATCGTTTCCATCGTTGCTGGTTTCACCGGTGCCATCGCCTTTGCCGCGATCACACTCGAGGCCAGTCTGCTCGATTTGTCGAAATCGCTCGACCAACTGCCTGCAGGTTCGATCGCCTCAACGGTTGTGGTACTGGCAGCCCTGCAGCATATGTTTCGTGTGCGAATCGGTTCTCAATTACAAAACGCAATCGTCCTGTCCAAACTGTCGTTGTTGCTGATATTTATCGCCGTTGCGTTCGCACAATTTCCGGATCAGTGGGAAAGCTGGAAATCAAAAACATCCATTCAAACGTCTTCCGTTTCACTCTCAACTTTTGCCACGAGCCTGATGTGGATCTCTTTTAGTTATTGCGGTTTCAATGCGGCGATCTATTGTGCTGGAGAAATCAAAAACACAGAACAGACCGTCCCTCGTGCATTACTGATTGGGACTCTGCTGGTCGTAGGATTTTACTGGTGCATTAATGCCGTTTTTGTGTATGCCGCACCTTATGATCAAGTCGCTGGTCAGGAACAGATTGCCACAATTGTCGCCGGAGATATTGGCGGCGTATGGTTTGCCTGGCTGATGGGGCTGGTCATTGTAATTTCGCTATACACATCCGTCTCGGTTTCAATGATGATTGGCCCGCGCGTGCTGGCACGTATGGCCGAGGATGGCAACCTGCCCGGCTGGTTCAACTTTCAGGGGGAAACACCTCGAATTGCCATCTTCCTGCAGGCGATTGCATCGATCCTGTTCATTCAAGTGACGACCTTACGCGAACTCCTGACGTACTTGAGCTTTACGTTATCCCTGTGCTCTGCAATCACTGTGGGGAGTCTTCTGCTCGGTAGGCACAGAAATCAGATACGACTTTGGCAGAAAATTGTCGCCAGCTTTTTCACACTTGCGACTTTAGTGATTTCATTTCTGGGAGCCTCGCGAAATCCCAGAGAAAGTGCCGCTGGCCTGGTGACAATTCTCGTTGGCCTACTGATTTACTGGTTGATTTCGAGAAGACGGATGAGTGTCAATCAGGATTAA
- a CDS encoding NAD-dependent epimerase/dehydratase family protein has translation MSRCLITGGAGFIGSSIAEYLLEEGHDVTILDNLSTGRDLNLQGIRDHERLTIRVGSITDSVLLTEVMAGQDEIYHMAAAVGVKLVADDPVRTIETNIYPTELLLRQAMHGGQKVFLASTSEVYGKNTKDSWVEEDDLQFGPTSKPRWAYGCSKAIDEFLALAYHQKYGLPVVIGRFFNVVGPRQVGNYGMVVPRFVESALQGIAPTVYDDGEQVRCFGHVSEVVRCVVGLMRKENLEHNLFNIGSDQPISIRELAERVVALVDPSLEIKYVPYKDYYGHDFEDVRRRVPNTNRLKETLGFKPVMTLDEILKDTIAAKKLALGLS, from the coding sequence ATGAGTCGTTGTTTGATCACCGGAGGAGCTGGCTTTATTGGTAGTTCCATCGCAGAGTATCTTCTGGAAGAAGGCCACGATGTTACGATTCTCGATAATTTGTCGACAGGCCGGGATTTGAATCTGCAAGGTATTCGGGATCATGAACGGCTCACCATTCGAGTTGGTTCAATCACCGATTCCGTTCTGTTGACCGAGGTGATGGCGGGCCAGGACGAAATTTACCACATGGCCGCAGCAGTTGGCGTGAAACTGGTGGCTGATGATCCCGTTCGCACCATCGAGACAAACATCTATCCGACCGAACTCTTGTTACGACAAGCCATGCACGGAGGCCAAAAAGTATTTCTGGCCTCGACCAGTGAAGTTTATGGCAAGAACACAAAAGACTCCTGGGTGGAAGAAGACGACCTGCAATTTGGTCCCACATCAAAACCCCGCTGGGCCTACGGCTGTTCGAAAGCAATCGATGAATTTCTGGCCCTGGCCTACCATCAGAAGTATGGTCTGCCTGTTGTGATCGGACGATTCTTTAATGTGGTCGGCCCGCGACAGGTTGGCAATTATGGCATGGTCGTTCCCCGGTTTGTCGAATCGGCCCTCCAGGGAATTGCACCGACCGTCTATGACGATGGCGAGCAGGTTCGCTGTTTTGGTCATGTTTCTGAAGTTGTCCGCTGCGTTGTCGGCTTGATGCGAAAAGAGAATTTGGAACACAATCTGTTCAACATCGGAAGTGATCAGCCGATTTCGATTCGCGAATTAGCCGAGAGGGTCGTTGCCCTGGTCGATCCTTCCCTCGAAATCAAATATGTCCCCTACAAAGACTATTACGGTCACGATTTTGAAGATGTTCGCAGGCGAGTACCGAATACGAATCGACTCAAAGAAACGCTCGGCTTCAAACCAGTCATGACGCTTGACGAGATTCTCAAAGATACCATCGCCGCGAAGAAACTGGCGCTGGGACTGAGCTGA